The Bicyclus anynana chromosome Z, ilBicAnyn1.1, whole genome shotgun sequence genome window below encodes:
- the LOC128198025 gene encoding uncharacterized protein LOC128198025, with protein sequence MTVNNQNNVKNQNIVDEEGETSNQPLLTTPENDHQEASTSENHAPAPSAPPYYLTESVANNAVANQHANRFMQFLEMAPNVTHFYSALVPILDGFYMPVQPAEELDSLIPILDGFHMPVQPAEELDCK encoded by the exons atgacTGTGAACAATCAAAACAATGTCAAAAACCAAAACATCGTAGACGAAGAAGGCGAAACATCAAACCAACCATTGCTGACAACACCAGAAAATGACCACCAAGAAGCATCGACCAGCGAGAACCATGCCCCt gcTCCCTCTGCTCCTCCATATTACCTAACCGAGTCCGTGGCTAACAACGCCGTCGCCAATCAACACGCAAATCGGTTTATGCAGTTCTTGGAAATGGCCCCGAATGTTACACACTTCTATTCTG caCTGGTCCCGATACTCGACGGTTTCTATATGCCTGTGCAACCCGCTGAAGAACTGGACT caCTGATCCCGATACTCGACGGTTTCCATATGCCTGTGCAACCCGCTGAAGAACTGGACTGTAAGTAA